The Erigeron canadensis isolate Cc75 chromosome 1, C_canadensis_v1, whole genome shotgun sequence genome segment AAGTAGGAAGAGTAAGAGAgttcttatattatattaagatATCTCTAATACAATGCCACTATTTATAGGACTCTAGGAACCTTATAACAATAAATGAGATTAAAGGTTATGTACATAGATAGCcacaatataaatatacatttataacactctaaggtttaTCTGTCTTTTTGTTTTGAGCAGGTTGGTATAATAAATCTAGTATATAAATCTAAGTCTCAAACattaaatcaaaaatatataaagaaaaaaagtaatgatggggctgttatgcatcAATTTGGATAAAAAACCTCtaacatatcaatattttaatattttaaataaatgtttgccTCTatgatttttattgttttaaaaaaagtacTTGAAGGgtatttcacccaacttaaatgTCAAACAACCTAATATTCTCTTATTTCGGAGGCCTCAAAGGTACTTCCATGGTATACTGCTATTGAAATGTTGATAAACACTTAGTATAGAACTTGTTGTAACATGTCATCACATTTATCACATAATTTGATGCCAATTATGTACGTGAAGGATATATAGAAGCTCTCAGCTGTTTCCTCCAATTAGAAGAACATGTACAACTTCCTACTCATTTCTTATGTTTGAATTGAATAGTTaagatgactttttttttttattaatcgtTATAttacttgtttattttttttattgggaAAACACTTTAGTTCACTAAAAGTTTGTAcggaaaataaaattttcaatagtTACGGTGTTTAATTCTAGTATTTTGTTCAAAAATGTTTTGCAAAATTGGGAAAACCATAcccattaaattaaattttactaTCCGTATAAAATTTTCATTAGTTCACAAGATATAAATGAGAGTACGTTCAAAAGACGATAAGCTAGCCTAAACTAGCTTGCCAAAATATTAGGCCCTAACTAATAATACATAATTAGGCATTTCTTTTTAGAACTACGAACGATCCTAGCTATGATTAAGCTTAACAATTAACGTTAACTAACACTTCAAATAGTCATCGAATCCTTGTCTTGGCATATGAgctttattttaaaagttaacttCAGTAACCCATTTAATGGTAAAGACGTAATTACTTTTATGCACGTTAACAACCATCTTAAAGGTTGTCATTAGTAAAACcgtcactacaacaaatatgttatatCTTAACACTCATTTTTTCGTactatttaaaaatgtttaaaaaattgttaatttgttcgcacttataatttaaaagtgtgaataaagttaaagtatcaaaaaactttaacaattaaatatgtaaaaataaaaagttcacattttcaagtgtgtaaaaatatataattgttcacacttaaaagtgtggaaGTAACCCGTGACACTAAATTTCCTCACACAAGAGGATGTGCGAGGAATTTGAATGTGACAAATTAGctctcacacttttaagtgtggaaaatgtgacaaaaatatataattgttcacacttaaaagtgtagAAGTAACCTGTGACACTAAATTTCCTCACACAAGAggatgtgcaaggaatttgaatgtgacaaattagctctcacacttttaagtgtgaacattttgtttacatatttatatttgtgaaaaaagtatatctttattaattttttcacacttttaagtgtacatttttttttatacaattttaaatatgaagaaattaacatatttgttcacactttttgAAAATGCGAAGAAATAATTATGAGtaattgacatttttgttgtagtgcgTATAGTTAAAATTGATTTTCTTTCCTACACTCTCTACTCTTGCCTTTCTTTTCTAAACTTCAATGCTGTACTACTACTAGTCTACTACTATATAGAAAAGTTCTCTACACTTTactctttcctttcttttttcgAGACTTCAATGCTATACTACTATACATAGAAAAGTTCTATCATCATCAGTCATTCCATTTCACCGAACATTATTATTACTGAAGCTCTCTTTTCTCTTCAATAACAAAAACTACATTTTTAAAAGGGGTTTGCaaagggctgtgtttaaggtgcataaattgtttgtacatttatcataaaaatcaggggacggacttttaatatgaaatgtacaagtttttttatgcacgttaaatacaacccttagggctgtatttccctatttaaaaacatgttttttttcatCCTTTTTAATGCTTTTGCAATTAAGATCCGGATCAAACCAAGTGTTTCATTTGTATCTTTTTCCTTTCTTTACTTGTACGTTTTTATGTACTTGTACTTCTGGGTATGCCTTGCAACTTGCTTGCAATTagtatcattatttatatatcactgcctttaaagaaacaaaattatgaaaccaaaatatacatgtatatgtaaTCATAATTAATGAAGTGATTAAATGAGAACCAAAACAATAATGAGAATTGTGAGAATCAATAAAAAAACCATCTTTAAAGATGgatccaataaaaaaaattataaattttctttgggaatgtttttttctttccttaaaaaagtaaaaaaatttaaaaattaagccacatcaaaaagaaaaagaaacataatGGTTCTCGCAACTCTCCCTCTAATTTTGCTTCTCACGTTAACCATTTTCATGCTCATATCCATAAccacttataaaacatattactttttttattttaagaaattcaacatttttttataccaaaaataCCTCTATTTCAATTCTTAATCCTAGCTATTTCTcctatacacctaatctatactcttttaaaagttatgaaaaaattatctaaaataacattaatgattaaattacaatatcagtcatttatcttttaaaatatccccactaacattttacatcaattatctatatcacTCGACGCTgtctctaccaccaacagttgctcccaccaccacaccgttgccgccacaaccaccaccgcattgcgcgagtaccatgctagtatatatatatatatacacataaatagTAATGTATGTAGAAGTCTACTGAAAATTAACGTTTTCTACTTAACAGTCGGCGaaatctatataaaaataaatgactTAGCATTTTTTTGCACATAAAAATAAGATTATGTACAAAACATATGAAAGAATGAAGTTGAAATTTTATTACGCCTACATATATAAAATGCAGtgtcaaatcaaaatcaaacgTACCTAACTGAAATGCTACTTCAATTCTAGCCTTTATGTATAGGTCGTTGAGTGTGATCGAATGatgatatacgagtatatgtaaGATTATAAAAATGTGTACCTTGGAGAAGTCTGAAAACCTTTTCTATATATCTAACACTTAGATTACAAAAAATATGTTGATATGTGtgaacaagttaaaaaaattttgtcacacttttatgcgtgtaaaaatatgtaaaactaaAGGTGTGTAGAAATTTATTCACAGTAAAAagtgtagaattaaaagttcacactttttagtgtggggaaatttctacacacttttagttctatatatatatttttacacacataaaatcgtgacaaaaattttaatttattcacgctaactaaaagtgtgaacaaatgcaacattatttgtagtgtcACCGGTAATAACGGCATTGACGGCCAACATCGCCTCAATCCAACTGTCGTTTCTCCCATCCGATCAGCCTTATTAGACGCCAAGTCCCGAGCCACACCCGGCTCGGTCCTTATCACAATTGCACACGGCAAATACTTTTGTAACGGGTTTGACATCAACCCAGACTCTCTTGACATGAATACACTTCTTTACACCAATTCGATCTTCAAGTCATTGGTCGCATGCACCCGATGCCATCCATCAGTATTGTAACATGTACTGGTCATGCGGTTGGTTCAGGACTAGCGCTCGCTCTATGCCATGACTATGTTGTCATGCAACGTGGTCGGAATGTTTTGTATATGTGCGAGATCCAATTGGGGATATCATTACCAGACTATGGGGTTGAGTTGATCAAATCAAAGGTGGAAAAGTCGGATTCCCTTAGAGACATATTGTTGGGTGGAATGAAGGTTAAGGCGGACCAGGCAGTGGCGATGGGGTTAGTTGACATGGCGTGTGACAGCGCAGAGAGTGCGGTTGACGGCGGAGTGCGCATGGGAAAAGAGTTAGCAAAGAAGAAGTTCAACGGGGATCGAGGTCTATGTGGAAATACGTAAGTCTATGTATCCCGAGTTATGTAGACTATTAGGACTGGGTTCTACAAATGTAATAATAAAGCCACGGCTTTAAGATCGAGTTCATGTGAAGTCGTGGAGAAGTTGCATCGAGATGGTCAATTTCTGGCTAcaatttaattataaagttGTTCTCGTTTAACACCCTAGATTTCATAATATTCTATTATTgttgtattattattaagtGGAATAATGGTAATGAAATTTTAAGTCttaattatcttattattattatataaaggaTATATTAGGGGTGCTTGGTTTAATTAGGGGAATGAAAATGAGAAAGATAAAGGGAATGCTAAGGAATGCAAAGAGTATTACATTACTATTAATGATGCTTGATTAAATTAGTTTAATGTATagacatataaaatatatagaattcTATTTAATAAGTGTAAAAATAactatttatttaaaagttctaattatattcatatatcgATGTATCATTCATACATAGCATatttataactataactataataattaataatatatatataaattagtattACTAATTTACTAGTACACCAAACGTGCTGGAATGATATATAAAATGCGTATGTATTTCAAATTATGGCAAAtgaataatattgtttttttgaaaCCATATTAGGTGTAGTTACCACTTTTAGAACGAAAATCACAGCAAAATGGGGGAGTAACAATGTAACATTGTTTATTGGGTAATGATAGTTATTACCCCTAAATTAGTCTATAATGATCCATTACCCATTTCTAGTATTCATTAACCACTTTTTTCCCTAACAAGCACAATTATTCATTATATTATCCATTCCTTACCTCTAAATACCCCCAACCAAGCACCCCCTTAATATATATGGTTATCAATATATAGTACTCCGTAGATGATAGGTTAGCGGACAAAATTTTATTAGTCATAGCATTATAATAGGGAACATCTATACACAACATGGATCAAGGGGTTATAATGAATCTCTGCCAATTCGAATCATCCAATTCAGACAAGAGATGTATGGTGCATGGAATAAGCTTATAAGAGTCCAAAGTTGTGAATTGtgatgagaagcatcctcaATTAAGATCGACTCTTTTTGAGTTTTGGTCCGTTTCTTTGTTGGTCCTTAATTAACATCCATATTGGATCAGCCCAACTGATGAATAGAATTAGAGCCCGTTGAGATTCATCTACTTTAATTTAAAAGTAGGGGGTTCTGACCATGCATTGTTGATTTGTTGGGACCTTAATTTATCGTGTTGATACAATTTCATTAATAATGTACTTGCATCAGACCAATTAAAACCATGGTGACTTTATGTTTGCTAGAAACTtgacatataaatatttatttgtacGACAATATCGAAAACACATCCAAAAGTTCACggtatcaaatatatatatatatatatatatatatcttgacccttaaatcatagttaaattgatgtcTGAatattcacgaagcaattgatgtacgatgatatTTATGATACACGATGATTTCTACTGtaaaacctattattttatttgttttactttactcaaaaccatatatatatatatatatatattgtgcaAGAAAAGCCAAAACTAAATAGGAAAGGAAAACAAAAGGTGAATgtgaaaattttcaatatattagttgtaaacctataataaaataaattgtccAAGAATTCAAGAAAAAGCCCTAAACGAGTTGCGACATAGAGAAATCCGAatagtaaatatattaattgaaaatccaaaagaaagaaaaacataacAATGCAAGAAACAACAAAAATTCTCGAAGAAAAAGGCTCAAACAGAATACGATATGCTGAAATCAAAACAGTAATACGAGTTTATggatgccaaaaaaaaaaattgtccaAGAACCTAAGAAAAACCCCGATTGGCTGTAGAGAAATCCAAGTCAATATACTAGCTGAAAACTTAAAAACGGAAAAAACAatgcaagaaaaaaaaatcgaaagaGAAACACCCATAACGAATACAATTTGGCGAAATCAATACGGTAATACGGGTATGATGAGACCACCTTTAATTTAATGTAGAGTAATTAAAGTATTTACTCTACTTTAACACATCTATAATTTTAAGGTTTTGATAAATGAAGTTCtaaaagtttttgttaaaatatattaaataagtaTACACTGACTATAAAATTTAGAGGATAACTTTTAGtataaaagttaataaattttttacacACGTTAAGAGTTTTGTAAAACATTTTCCATTATATTATTATCTAACTTATACCACAATAtgatttatatagatatatatatataagagggTCATAGTTTCCTTgttagttaatttatttatactaaCTTTTGAATGAATTTCAAATTGGTGAATCAAAAACTCTTTCATTAGATCGATGATGTTATATGTTAAAAATGATAATCTATTTTTATCCatctatacttttttataaaacaaacttctcatccccctccttaattttaagaacttGAAATGATAcatgttttggtcaaaaattacctaagataatctacgttgaAAACCTAGATTAATTATGTAACAAAACTTTCGTTTGTGTGGTTGTGTGCTCAAAGATCTTAAAAGGTCAGTATATTGAGGTGTCAAAATAATTGCGAAAATGTAACGCATTTGCTAGATATTGAATAATTACGTAAAATAATGCTTACAAGAATGTTTTTATCAAGATAGAACTGTAAAAGTAAAAATCTACttgtaaaatctaataaatgatcaaataaagtgtcaagatcttgaataaaagaCGTTAAAACGTGATAATACTTAAGAATTCGTTTAAAAAAACCATTATAAAAGAATGAAATATGATCAATTAAAGTACttgaacataaataaaaagattactttGTAAAAATTGATCTATAGTAAGCAAAATGCAAGATATAAGCGATAATCGTAAGAAAAAcgttatttaaaatataaataaagtaaaatgcataaaaggagTAAGAACACCGtgatttgttgacgaggaaaaacccttaatccttctagattgccggcataaaaaccccgggaggaaacaATCGTCTCTGcctttgttattttattattataaatcgaAGATAATTACAATTCGAGAGCTCAAGTGATTGGTCTAAGTGTTACAATGATGAAATGTGTTAAGTGTGATGTTTACAGAATAAAATAGAGAGAAAGAAGTGTTTTTTCAGTGATAAGTCGAAGTCCTTCAGCCTAGCAATCACTTGTCCCTTTTATAGAGAAAATATATAACTAACTATCCTAAAAATCTGGGATCTTGAGCAGATTTTTGTCTTTGACTTGATTACTTGGTAAATGGACGTTGTGGAGCCATTTCTACACGTTTTCAACCATAAATTCCGACTTTGGGGGCAAGTCTACCGTTTTACCTGTTCCTCTATTGCTAATTCAAAGTAAAATAACGGTCAGATATCTTAGAGCCTCAAGATCTTGAACCACGAAGATCTTGGGACCTGAAGATCTTAGAAGTGAAAATCTGAGGAATAACAATACATTTACCATTTATCTTAATAcatctttaaatatattttattgactgtgactaaaatgcccttaaaaaaattcaacttgTATCTCTTTCTCACGCAGAAACATATAGCAGAAACCATAATTTAAAATTCGTCCCCCTCCTCCCCCCTTTCATATCCCACAcaacaatttatcacataaccACACC includes the following:
- the LOC122593350 gene encoding enoyl-CoA delta isomerase 2, peroxisomal-like, encoding MPSISIVTCTGHAVGSGLALALCHDYVVMQRGRNVLYMCEIQLGISLPDYGVELIKSKVEKSDSLRDILLGGMKVKADQAVAMGLVDMACDSAESAVDGGVRMGKELAKKKFNGDRGLCGNT